The sequence below is a genomic window from Acidobacteriota bacterium.
GTCATCGTCATGATCTACTCCCCTCGCCTACCAGCTCGCCTTGATGACCCCCGGCAGATAGCCGTGGAGCGCCAAGTCCCGCAGGTGAATTCGGCAGAGGCCGAACTTCCGATAGTAGCCACGGGGACGGCCGCAGATCCTGCAGCGGTTGCGATGCCGCACCGAGAACTTCGGGGTCTTCTTCGTCTTTGCGATCTTCGCAGCGGTAGCCACTGACTTTTCTCCTTACAGTCGCCGGCGCGCCCTAGGCACGAGGCCGCACGAACGGCATACCGAGCTCCCGCAGCAGGAACAGGGCTCGTTCGTCGTTACCGGCCGTCGTGACGACCGTGATGTTCAGACCCTTGGACTTGTCCACCTTGTTGTAATCGATCTCCGGGAAGATCAGGTGGTCACGGACGCCCAGGGTGTAGTTGCCACGCCCGTCGAAGCTACGCGTCGGGATACCCCGGAAGTCGCGCACTCGGGGCAAAGCCACCGAGATCAAGCGATCGAGAAAATCCCACATGCGGGTCCCGCGCAGGGTGACCCGGCATCCGATCGGCATGCCTTCGCGCAGCTTGAAGTTCGAGATCGACTTGTGGGCCCGGGTGGTCATCGGCTGCTGGCCGGCGATCGCCGCCAGCTCGGCGACGGCGTTGTCCAGAACCTTGATGTTCTGGATCGCCTCGCCGACGCCCATGTTGAGATTGACCTTCACCAAGCGAGGCACGGCCATCACGTTTTCGATGCCGAACTCTTCGCGCAGCTTCGGAATCACTTCGTCGAAGTAGCGGGTGCGCAGCCGCGGCACGTAGCCGTTGCCGTTCTTGGCCGCTTCGGTCTTCTTGTCTGCCATCGTTCTAAAACCTCACCGAGCCTTCGTCACCGGAGGGTGGAGCCGGTCTTCTTGGCGACCCGCACTCCCCGTCCGTCCTCGAGCCGCTTGCGCTCGATTCGCGAGGGCTTGCCGGTCTCCGGACAAATCACCATCAAATTCGAGACGTGAATCGGCGCCTCGCGCTCGAGCACACCGCCCTGCACTCCCTGCTGGGGATTGGGCTTGGTGTGACGCTTGACCAGATTCACTCGCTCGACCACCGCCTTGCGCTCGTTCGCCATCACTCGCAGCACCTTTCCCTTGGAGCCGCGATCCTTGCCGGCGAGCACCAGGACCTGGTCGCCTTTCTTGACATGGAGCTTGTTCATTACAGAACCTCCGGAGCCAGCGAAACGATCTTCATGTAGCGCTTCTCGCGCAGCTCCCGGGCCACCGGACCGAAGACGCGGGTGCCCACCGGCTCGCCGGCATCGTTGACCAGCACCGCCGAGTTGTTGTCGAAGCGAATGTAGCTGCCGTCGCGGCGCCGCTGCTCCTTGCGGGTGCGCACGATCACCGCCTTGACCACCGTGCCCTTCTTGACGGTGCCATCCGGCGTCGCCTCCTTGACGGAAGCGGTGATGACGTCGCCGAGCCGGCCGTAGCGCCCGGAAGATCCACCGCGCAACTGAATGCAGGCGATCTTCTTGGCCCCCGAGTTGTCGGCCACGTCGAGAACAGTTCCCATTTGGATCATGGCTCAAGTGCCTCCTACTCGGCGCGCTTCAGGATCTCGCGAACCCGCCAGCGCTTGTTCTTCGACAACGGACGACTCGAAACGATCATCACCTGATCGCCGACGTTGCACTCATTGGCCTCGTCGTGGGCCGCGAAGCGGGTCGTCTTCTTCATGTATCGCAGGTAGAGCGGATGCATCACGGTCTTGTTCACCGCCACCGTGACGGTTTTGTCCATCTTGTCGCTCACCACCGTGCCGACCTTGGTCTGCTGCCGGCCGCGGCCGTTCTGCGTCTCTTGCGTCATTGCCCACCTCCCTCGGCCCGCTTCTCGCGCAGGACCGTCAACACCCGAGCCAGGTCCCGCTTCACCTGCCCCACCTTGGACGGCTTTTCCAACTGTCCCGTCACTTTGTGGAGGCGCAGGACGAAAAGCTGTTCCGCGAGCTCCTTCTCTTTCTCGAGAAGCTCCTCGACCTTCTGCTCCCGCAGTTCCGAAGCCTTCATGATCTACCTCACCTGTACTCGTCGTTGCGCGTCACGAAACGGGTCTTGAAGGGCAGCTTGTAGGACGCCAAGCGCATGGCCTCGGCGGCCACCTCCGGCTCCACCCCTTCGAGCTCATAGATGATGCGGGCCGGCTTGATCACCGCCACCCACTCTTCCGGGCTGCCCTTACCCTTACCCATTCGGGTTTCGAGGGGCTTCTTGGTGACCGGCTTGTCCGGGAAGACCCGAATCCAGACCTTGCCACCACGCTTCACGGCGCGGGTGATGGCGATACGGGCGGCCTCGATCTGTCGGGCGGTCATCCAGCCCGGCTCGAGGGCCTGCAGAGCGTAGTCGCCGAAGGCGATGTAGTCGCCGCCCTTGGTGTTGCCCTTGCGCCGACCGCGCTGCTGCTTCCGGTGCTTGACCTTCTTCGGCATCAACATGGCTTAACTCTCCAATCCTCGCCCCGTCAGGCGGTCGCGCGACGGCTGCGCTCGCGCAGCAGGTCGCCCTTGTAAACCCACACCTTGACGCCGATCAGGCCGTAGGTGGTGTTGGCCTCGGCCAACCCGTAGTCGATGTCCGCCTTCAGCGTGTGCAGCGGCAGACGGCCTTCCTGGTACCACTCGGTGCGCGCGATCTCGTGCCCACCGAGGCGACCGGAGACCATGATCTTGATGCCCTTGGCGCCGAACCGGAAGGCCGACTCCATGGCCTTGCGCATGGCGCGCCGGAAGGAGACGCGGCGGGTGAGCTGCCCGGCGATGGACTGCGCCACCAGCTGGGCATCGAGCTCCGGCCGCTGCACCTCCTGGATATTGATGTGGACTTCCCGACCGAGCTTCTTGATCAGGTCGTCGCGCAGCTTGTCGACCTCGGCCCCCTTGCGGCCGATGATGATGCCCGGTCGCGAGGTGTAGATGGTGATGCGCATGCGCTCGGCGGCCCGCTCGATGTCGATCTCACTGACGCCGGCGTGGGCGAGGCGCTTCTTCAGCCCCTCGCGCAGCTCGACGTCCTCAAGCAGGATGTCGGCGTAGTTGCTC
It includes:
- a CDS encoding type Z 30S ribosomal protein S14, whose translation is MATAAKIAKTKKTPKFSVRHRNRCRICGRPRGYYRKFGLCRIHLRDLALHGYLPGVIKASW
- the rplE gene encoding 50S ribosomal protein L5, which encodes MADKKTEAAKNGNGYVPRLRTRYFDEVIPKLREEFGIENVMAVPRLVKVNLNMGVGEAIQNIKVLDNAVAELAAIAGQQPMTTRAHKSISNFKLREGMPIGCRVTLRGTRMWDFLDRLISVALPRVRDFRGIPTRSFDGRGNYTLGVRDHLIFPEIDYNKVDKSKGLNITVVTTAGNDERALFLLRELGMPFVRPRA
- the rplX gene encoding 50S ribosomal protein L24, which gives rise to MNKLHVKKGDQVLVLAGKDRGSKGKVLRVMANERKAVVERVNLVKRHTKPNPQQGVQGGVLEREAPIHVSNLMVICPETGKPSRIERKRLEDGRGVRVAKKTGSTLR
- the rplN gene encoding 50S ribosomal protein L14, which translates into the protein MIQMGTVLDVADNSGAKKIACIQLRGGSSGRYGRLGDVITASVKEATPDGTVKKGTVVKAVIVRTRKEQRRRDGSYIRFDNNSAVLVNDAGEPVGTRVFGPVARELREKRYMKIVSLAPEVL
- the rpsQ gene encoding 30S ribosomal protein S17, with the translated sequence MTQETQNGRGRQQTKVGTVVSDKMDKTVTVAVNKTVMHPLYLRYMKKTTRFAAHDEANECNVGDQVMIVSSRPLSKNKRWRVREILKRAE
- the rpmC gene encoding 50S ribosomal protein L29, with the protein product MKASELREQKVEELLEKEKELAEQLFVLRLHKVTGQLEKPSKVGQVKRDLARVLTVLREKRAEGGGQ
- the rplP gene encoding 50S ribosomal protein L16; the encoded protein is MLMPKKVKHRKQQRGRRKGNTKGGDYIAFGDYALQALEPGWMTARQIEAARIAITRAVKRGGKVWIRVFPDKPVTKKPLETRMGKGKGSPEEWVAVIKPARIIYELEGVEPEVAAEAMRLASYKLPFKTRFVTRNDEYR
- the rpsC gene encoding 30S ribosomal protein S3 gives rise to the protein MGQKTHPYGFRLVYNQTWHSRWYAESNYADILLEDVELREGLKKRLAHAGVSEIDIERAAERMRITIYTSRPGIIIGRKGAEVDKLRDDLIKKLGREVHINIQEVQRPELDAQLVAQSIAGQLTRRVSFRRAMRKAMESAFRFGAKGIKIMVSGRLGGHEIARTEWYQEGRLPLHTLKADIDYGLAEANTTYGLIGVKVWVYKGDLLRERSRRATA